One window of the Pyrus communis chromosome 17, drPyrComm1.1, whole genome shotgun sequence genome contains the following:
- the LOC137723377 gene encoding protein LIGHT-DEPENDENT SHORT HYPOCOTYLS 1-like → MDLVSNPISNSPSITFESPIITNTRAMISPPPSSAISTTPTTPPTTPSRYENQKRRDWNTFCQYLRNHRPPLSLPMCSGAHVLEFLRYLDQFGKTKIHIHNCPFFGLPNPPAPCPCPLRQAWGSLDALIGRLRAAYDEHGGKPEGNPFGARVVRLYLREVRDFQAKARGVSYEKKRKRPNNNNPKSSMSTAMITSSAASTTTS, encoded by the coding sequence ATGGATTTAGTTTCAAACCCTATTTCCAACAGCCCCAGCATCACCTTTGAAAGCCCTATAATCACCAATACCAGGGCCATGATCTCTCCACCACCGTCCTCAGCAATATCCACAACCCCCACCACTCCTCCCACCACTCCCAGTCGCTATGAAAACCAAAAGCGGCGGGACTGGAACACCTTCTGCCAGTACCTCCGGAACCACAGGCCGCCTCTGTCGCTCCCGATGTGCAGCGGAGCCCACGTACTGGAGTTCCTCCGGTACCTCGACCAGTTTGGCAAAACCAAGATCCACATCCACAACTGCCCGTTCTTTGGCCTCCCAAACCCACCTGCTCCCTGCCCCTGTCCGCTGAGGCAGGCGTGGGGCAGCCTGGATGCCCTCATTGGCCGCCTTCGAGCTGCCTATGATGAGCACGGGGGGAAGCCTGAGGGCAATCCCTTTGGAGCCAGAGTTGTGAGGCTCTACTTGCGTGAAGTTCGTGATTTCCAGGCAAAGGCAAGAGGGGTTAGTtatgagaagaagaggaagaggccCAACAATAACAATCCAAAGTCAAGCATGAGTACGGCCATGATCACAAGTTCTGCTGCTTCTACAACTACAAGTTAG